The following coding sequences lie in one Paramisgurnus dabryanus chromosome 16, PD_genome_1.1, whole genome shotgun sequence genomic window:
- the LOC135760868 gene encoding uncharacterized protein gives MKKELKLLCAGMDSYSKILWNARNQEGAGTTLGEEVEQVNSFLSRCALTTKYMTKSVRTDMHTVHASGWNRRKENGLHIALSSRFKKTIEKTLDATESLKNMKDQLHCSDDMLKQWVVDVNQWASGGSMNLDSNIHHNSILSQRNTGATHVDARGLQISIEALFVSICQKKHYLYRQNDRNKRRQKISQKIGQEKKCLLEEIQRYNQQPDGDPVDTNSVVQKLSNKTPESMIWPWQEENTDGVNIITKKKLFDQLMLVSRLTEEKEILVKEMMQHCQYLKNSVAKVQSLMATVSECTQTGSYPNGFTEDGCKGLLSLLKRRLQDLRLKQQTVACTYRGILEKTPRLLEEEELEIEEEMDWQSDISSEDKDDEELGTHVN, from the exons ATGAAGAAGGAGTTGAAATTGCTGTGTGCAGGCATGGATTCTTACTCAAAG ATTCTGTGGAATGCGAGGAACCAGGAAGGTGCGGGAACCACTCTTGGTGAAGAAGTAGAGCAAGTTAATAGTTTTCTTTCCAGATGTGCTCTGACCACAAAATATATGACCAAGTCAG TGAGAACTGATATGCATACTGTCCATGCAAGTGGGTGGAATCGGCGTAAAGAGAATGGCCTCCACATTGCCTTGTCTTCCAGATTCAAAAAG ACCATAGAAAAGACTTTGGATGCAACAGAGAGCCTGAAGAATATGAAGGACCAGTTGCATTGCTCTGATGACATGTTAAAACAGTGGGTTGTTGATGTAAACCAGTGGGCCAGTGGCGG CAGTATGAATTTGGACAGCAATATCCATCACAACTCAATATTGTCCCAAA GAAATACAGGAGCCACTCATGTTGATGCTCGTGGTTTACAGATCTCAATTGAAGCACTCTTTGTCAGCATTTGTCAGAAGAAACACTATCTTTATAGACAAAATG ATCGCAACAAAAGGCGTCAGAAGATTAGCCAGAAGATTGGCCAAGAAAAGAAATGCTTGCTGGAGGAGATCCAGAGATACAACCAACAACCTGATGGTGACCCTGTGGACACAAACTCGGTTGTGCAGAAACTCTCCAACAAAACTCCAGAGAGCATGATCTGGCCTTGGCAGGAAGAGAACACAG ACGGTGTCAACATTATTACTAAGAAGAAGCTCTTTGACCAGCTAATGCTTGTCTCACGACTGACAGAAGAAAAGGAGATCCTTGTTAAGGAAATGATGCAGCACTGTCAGTACCTTAAAAACTCTGTAGCAAAGGTTCAGTCACTGATGGCCACTGTTTCAGAGTGCACACAAACAGGAA GCTATCCAAATGGATTCACAGAGGATGGGTGCAAGGGCCTCCTCTCTCTACTCAAGAGAAGACTGCAAGACCTCAGACTCAAACAGCAGACTGTGGCATGCACATATAGAGGGATTCTTGAAAAAACTCCTAGGCTACTGGAAGAGGAGGAATTGGAAATAGAGGAAGAAATGGACTGGCAAAGTGACATCAGCTCTGAGGACAAAGACGATGAAGAATTGGGGACCCACGTAAATTGA